In Dromiciops gliroides isolate mDroGli1 chromosome 4, mDroGli1.pri, whole genome shotgun sequence, one DNA window encodes the following:
- the TMEM275 gene encoding transmembrane protein 275, translating to MTGEKSLGSQAPSTLRKARPAGLPSPALCCACGLCIMLAGINITLVGAFATFLPGYNPPIIIGPVLLVLALGFFGACCICSRRPPAPGTRHAKAGNRPGPGRAGRATFEMETSEHTVQDTTAVQLSPVPSPASSRRSSPGPEGGPRACRLFTMESEGTVGASYTSGAEGVQLNLPQELSTS from the coding sequence ATGACGGGGGAGAAGAGCTTGGGAAGTCAGGCCCCCAGCACCCTGAGGAAAGCTCGCCCAGCTGGCCTCCCCTCCCCTGCACTTTGCTGCGCCTGTGGCCTCTGCATTATGCTCGCAGGCATCAACATCACCCTGGTGGGGGCCTTTGCCACCTTCCTGCCCGGCTACAACCCACCCATCATCATTGGGCCAGTTCTGCTTGTCCTGGCTCTAGGTTTCTTCGGTGCCTGCTGCATCTGTAGCCGTCGGCCCCCTGCTCCTGGCACTCGCCATGCCAAGGCGGGCAATAGGCCAGGCCCTGGTCGGGCAGGCCGTGCCACATTTGAGATGGAGACCAGTGAGCACACAGTCCAAGACACAACAGCTGTGCAGCTGAGCCCTGTTCCATCCCCTGCCTCCTCCCGCCGCTCTAGCCCTGGCCCTGAAGGGGGTCCCCGGGCCTGCCGCCTCTTCACTATGGAGTCTGAGGGCACAGTGGGAGCCAGCTATACATCTGGGGCAGAGGGAGTGCAGCTGAACCTACCTCAGGAGCTTTCCACTTCCTAA